Proteins found in one Amphiura filiformis chromosome 14, Afil_fr2py, whole genome shotgun sequence genomic segment:
- the LOC140169422 gene encoding uncharacterized protein, which yields MASKHLLSFILVACMLLHIAMVSAAPATAGRSRKSPYVHDESSEDMGSEMREPLQPFGEETSHEHNGNHGNAASHHAPNQHNEDLYNRFRILRFLQAENLLPCDDGQPCHPLNTILQQHASNPDDVMDILDTIDANDYQYAEEAEPCDTGACPPINHPPKPTIPWHVVITLPQAEPSESNSVKSTPPISSGSPKAPEPSTNPPLTSKMTSNSDCAPGQCPTSPKMSTYPKPITDVLEITQDSDNTSPAPTFQLETTTKVTSAPTTTLAPKTKPDCYPGQCPTTKVPTTPVTSQSLTPSTITLTVKPTTSIKTTTATTTLSSTTTTSKPTTQYSTKSESTTKPQSTTGKFTTSATTSSVKPTTSVSTSTVTTTTSKPTTAQSVTTTRPKITTAKTSPVATLLSRTTYPPIITSGTTTKLATTTKPLITTATLPSTSMSRATTPPRVPSTSAEQSETTTKAITTTPKDSGSDESSSKESGSKIGSKSGSKSGSKSGSKSGSKSGSKSGSKSGSKSGSKSSSKSGSKSGSKSGSKSGSKSGSKSGSKSSSKSGSKSGSKGGSKSGSKSGSKSGSKSGSESGRKSGSKSSSKESGGSTKKSSENNSKDTKSSEESKESKGSSGKDTKSSKSKESGSKESKSKSKESKSKGSKSKGSKSKKSGSKSKKSKSKSKESGSKSKRDASRDKRSTSKDHHGDYLAKWRPVDIP from the exons ATGGCATCCAAGCATCTCCTGTCGTTTATTCTGGTAGCGTGTATGCTCTTGCATATTGCCATGGTGTCTGCAGCACCAGCAACGGCTGGAAGATCTCGAAAATCGCCTTATGTGCACGATGAATCATCAGAAGATATGGGGAGTGAAATGAGAGAACCT CTTCAACCATTTGGAGAAGAGACAAGTCACGAGCAcaatggtaaccatggtaacgctgCATCACATCACGCACCAAATCAGCACAACGAGGATCTTTATAATCGATTCAGAATTCTACGTTTTCTGCAAGCTGAAAATCTTCTTCCTTGTGACGATGGGCAACCCTGTCATCCTCTCAACACAATCCTTCAACAACATGCCAGCAACCCAGATGATGTCATGGATATCTTGGACACTATCGATGCAAATGACTACCAGTATGCTGAGGAAGCTGAACCATGTGATACCGGAGCATGTCCTCCTATCAACCATCCTCCAAAACCAACTATCCCATGGCATGTTGTGATCACGCTGCCACAAGCAGAACCATCAGAATCGAATTCAGTGAAGTCTACTCCACCCATATCATCAGGTTCTCCAAAAGCACCCGAACCGTCCACGAATCCTCCTCTGACCTCCAAAATGACATCTAATTCTGACTGTGCTCCAGGACAATGCCCGACATCTCCAAAGATGTCGACATACCCTAAACCAATCACAGACGTACTGGAAATTACACAAGACTCTGATAATACTTCACCCGCTCCAACATTTCAACTTGAAACTACGACGAAAGTCACGTCGGCACCGACAACAACACTTGCTCCTAAAACTAAACCTGATTGTTATCCTGGTCAGTGTCCAACAACAAAGGTGCCAACGACACCAGTGACGTCACAATCGCTGACCCCTTCTACCATAACTTTAACAGTGAAACCAACAACATCAATTAAAACTACCACCGCAACTACTACTCTATCATCTACGACAACAACATCCAAACCGACTACACAGTATTCTACTAAATCTGAATCAACCACGAAACCACAGAGTACCACTGGAAAGTTCACCACTTCTGCCACAACTTCGTCAGTAAAACCAACAACATCAGTTTCGACATCCACCGTTACTACGACGACATCAAAACCGACAACTGCACAATCTGTTACGACCACGAGACCCAAGATTACCACTGCAAAGACCTCACCAGTCGCCACTTTATTATCCAGAACAACATATCCACCGATTATCACATCCGGTACAACAACAAAGTTAGCAACTACAACGAAGCCCTTGATTACCACTGCAACCTTACCATCAACCTCGATGTCCAGGGCAACAACTCCACCAAGAGTTCCATCAACATCAGCTGAACAATCTGAGACTACCACGAAGGCGATAACGACTACCCCAAAAGACAGTGGCAGTGACGAATCTTCCAGTAAAGAAAGTGGCAGCAAAATTGGCAGTAAAAGTGGTAGTAAAAGTGGCAGCAAAAGTGGCAGTAAAAGTGGCAGCAAAAGTGGCAGTAAAAGTGGCAGCAAAAGTGGCAGTAAAAGTGGCAGCAAAAGTAGCAGTAAAAGTGGCAGTAAAAGTGGCAGCAAAAGTGGCAGTAAAAGTGGCAGTAAAAGTGGCAGTAAAAGTGGCAGTAAAAGTAGCAGCAAAAGTGGCAGCAAAAGTGGCAGTAAAGGTGGCAGTAAAAGTGGCAGCAAAAGTGGCAGTAAAAGTGGCAGTAAAAGTGGCAGCGAAAGTGGCCGTAAAAGTGGCAGCAAGTCTTCAAGCAAGGAAAGCGGAGGAAGTACGAAAAAGTCTTCAGAAAATAACAGCAAAGACACTAAAAGTAGCGAAGAAAGTAAAGAGAGTAAGGGAAGTAGTGGTAAAGATACAAAGAGTAGCAAAAGTAAGGAGAGTGGTAGTAAAGAGAGTAAGAGCAAGAGTAAAGAGAGTAAAAGTAAAGGGAGTAAAAGTAAAGGGAGTAAATCAAAGAAGAGCGGAAGCAAAAGCAAAAAGAGTAAAAGCAAATCTAAGGAAAGCGGTAGCAAGAGTAAACGAGATGCTTCAAGGGATAAGAGAAGCACGTCTAAAGATCACCATGGAGATTACCTGGCAAAATGGAGACCAGTTGATATTCCTTAA